The Candidatus Poribacteria bacterium genome contains the following window.
AAATCTAGGCAGCATAAGGGTTTTTGAGCAAATTCGCGATAGATTAGAGCGCGAATTTCCTTTGAATCACTTACACCATCTAAGCCTTTCCCCATCTGCATTCTTCAAAAGTTTTTGCGAAGTCCTGCTTTCGGGACTGTTGACTTTCAAGAGCTTTTGATGTATACTTGAATCGCACAAAACCGGCAAGCTATGTCTGGAGGATTTCAATGGGAGATGCTCTGGGATTGATTGAGACGAGGGGTCTTGTCGCCAGCATTGAGGCAGCCGATGCTATGGTCAAGGCTGCCAACGTCACACTTGTAGGCTGTGAAAAGGTGGGCGGTGGACTGGTGACCGTCATGGTCAGAGGCGATGTAGGAGCCGTTCAGGCCGCCACTCAGGCCGGTGCCGAGGCGGCCAGACGTGTCGGCGAGCTTATCTCCGTCCACGTCATCCCCAGGCCGCATGCGGAAGTGAGCAGAATGCTTGAGAGCATGGGCGAGATGACAGACTGATAAACGATGCGTGAGGCAGAACTGGTCGAACTCATCACGGAGAGGGTTTTAGAGGAGCTTTGTATCTCCTGCGGCTTTTGTGCGACAAGATCATGTTCAACCGTCCGCGCTTGTGATCTTGTCGCACAGAGGCATAAGGTTCCAGTCGGCATCTCCGCCCGCCATATTCACATCACACCCGAACATCTGGAAGTTCTCTTCGGAGGAGGAGCGCAGCTGACACATCATGTCGATCTCTACCAGCCAGGGAATTTCGCAGCGAAAGAAACCGTCACCATAGTCGGGCCGAGGGGGGCGATAGAAAGGGTTCGGATCCTAGGTCCCCTGAGGGATTACACGCAGGTGGAGCTCGCCCGAACGGATGCCGTGAGGCTTGGGCTTGATCCGCCCGTGAGGGATTCGGGCGATTTGGATGATGCCGCCCCGATCACTATCGTCGGACCCAAAGGATCGATCTTCCTCGAACACGGCGCCATCATAGCTGCCAGGCATATCCATATGCCCGTTGAAGATGCCGAGAGAATGGGACTCACCTCTCAGGATCTCGTCTCCGTCAGGGTCCCCGGCGAGAGAGGACTGACATTCGAGAACGTCAGGCTCAAGATAGGCGAAAATGTCTTGCTCCAGCTCCACCTCGACACCGACGAGGGGAACGCAGCGGGGCTGCAGGGAGGCGAGGCCGTGGAGATAATCCTCCCGGATGGAAGCATATTCTCACCGTCCGAGGAGGTAGCGGTGGAGGAGAGGGAGCCGATTGTGGAAACGGTCGAGTTCAAACCGGAAGGTCAACGGGGCAAACCGGTCGTGACAGCCTCCTTTATAGAGTCGCTATCCCCACAGGTTAAACAGCTCCTGGTTCCAAATCCCGTCATCATCACCCCGTTGGCGAAGGATGCCGCCCGTGAAAAGGGAATACAGATCGTGACCAAAGAGGGCAGGAGGCTGATCTGAGATGGCGATCAGGGTGGAGATGATAAACGCTCCTACTGAGGGCACCATCAGGCGGCTATGCAGAAGGATGAGATAT
Protein-coding sequences here:
- the pduL gene encoding phosphate propanoyltransferase codes for the protein MREAELVELITERVLEELCISCGFCATRSCSTVRACDLVAQRHKVPVGISARHIHITPEHLEVLFGGGAQLTHHVDLYQPGNFAAKETVTIVGPRGAIERVRILGPLRDYTQVELARTDAVRLGLDPPVRDSGDLDDAAPITIVGPKGSIFLEHGAIIAARHIHMPVEDAERMGLTSQDLVSVRVPGERGLTFENVRLKIGENVLLQLHLDTDEGNAAGLQGGEAVEIILPDGSIFSPSEEVAVEEREPIVETVEFKPEGQRGKPVVTASFIESLSPQVKQLLVPNPVIITPLAKDAAREKGIQIVTKEGRRLI
- a CDS encoding BMC domain-containing protein; translated protein: MGDALGLIETRGLVASIEAADAMVKAANVTLVGCEKVGGGLVTVMVRGDVGAVQAATQAGAEAARRVGELISVHVIPRPHAEVSRMLESMGEMTD